From a single Granulicella aggregans genomic region:
- a CDS encoding glycoside hydrolase family 15 protein, protein MPKARRIPKSSHSEGKLPLHGSRIEDYAIIGDCETAALVSKAGSIDWLCLPTFSSAACFAALLGTADHGYWKIAPSATILSTHRTYAGPTMVLETTFETRSGAVKLIDFMPARGEDSNVIRIVRGLRGKVKMETTLALRFDYGRTVPWVTRKDHELRAVAGPDMVVVRGRHEGNGEIHLRGRDLSTVGEFTVKEGETVSFTLTYSSSLGNVPRPLNVEKNLASTLRYWKNWMAQCTYKGDHPLAVKRSLMTLKAMTYRPSGGIVAAVTTSLPESLGGVRNWDYRYCWLRDTSFTLLVLMLAGYRDEAIEWRKWLLRAVAGDPAQVQTIYGICGERELKEWQADWLPGYENSKPVNIGNGAVGQFQLDVFGEVAAALARTPQADDDLRVSSSALQAALVNHLCDVWQQPDEGIWEVRGPRRHFVHSKVMAWVAVDRAIETVDRYGHAADLPRWKKVRAEIHAEVIKKGFNKKLNSFVQSYGSTQLDASCLRIGMVGFLPSDDPRIIGTVDAIGRELTEDGFILRYKTEKSVDGLPGSEGSFLACSYWMVTSLYLIGRKDEARKLFERLLKLNNDVGLLSEEYDPRAKRMVGNFPQALSHIAQIHAAFTLSGQWSPAMTNSPGERS, encoded by the coding sequence TTGCCGAAAGCACGACGCATCCCTAAAAGCTCCCATTCCGAAGGCAAACTGCCGCTGCACGGATCCCGCATTGAAGACTACGCCATCATCGGCGACTGCGAGACGGCGGCCCTGGTCTCGAAGGCGGGATCCATCGACTGGCTATGCCTACCTACCTTCTCATCGGCCGCATGTTTCGCCGCTTTGTTAGGCACAGCCGACCACGGCTACTGGAAGATTGCGCCCTCAGCCACGATCCTCTCGACTCATCGGACCTACGCCGGGCCGACGATGGTGCTCGAGACCACCTTCGAAACCCGTTCCGGGGCCGTCAAGCTGATCGACTTCATGCCCGCGCGAGGCGAAGACTCCAACGTCATCCGGATCGTGCGTGGCCTGCGCGGCAAGGTGAAGATGGAGACGACGCTCGCGCTTCGGTTCGACTACGGCCGCACCGTGCCTTGGGTGACCCGCAAAGATCACGAGCTGCGCGCAGTCGCCGGCCCGGACATGGTCGTGGTCCGCGGCCGCCATGAAGGTAACGGCGAGATTCACCTGAGGGGAAGGGACCTTTCAACCGTGGGCGAATTCACGGTCAAGGAAGGCGAGACCGTCTCCTTTACGTTGACCTATAGTTCTTCCCTGGGTAATGTTCCGAGGCCGCTCAATGTAGAGAAGAACCTCGCCAGCACACTGCGCTACTGGAAGAATTGGATGGCACAGTGCACCTACAAGGGCGATCATCCCCTCGCCGTGAAGAGGTCGCTGATGACGCTGAAGGCGATGACCTACCGTCCCTCCGGCGGCATCGTCGCCGCAGTGACAACGTCGCTGCCCGAGAGCCTTGGCGGTGTTCGCAACTGGGACTATCGTTACTGCTGGCTGCGCGATACCTCCTTCACCCTTCTGGTCCTGATGCTTGCCGGCTACCGTGACGAGGCTATCGAGTGGCGCAAATGGCTGCTGCGCGCCGTCGCCGGCGATCCCGCACAGGTGCAGACCATCTACGGCATATGCGGCGAACGCGAGTTGAAGGAGTGGCAGGCCGATTGGCTGCCGGGTTATGAGAACTCCAAGCCAGTCAACATCGGCAACGGCGCGGTCGGCCAGTTTCAGCTCGATGTATTCGGCGAAGTCGCCGCCGCGCTTGCCCGCACGCCGCAGGCCGATGACGATCTTCGTGTCTCTTCGAGTGCTCTACAGGCTGCTCTCGTCAATCACCTATGCGACGTCTGGCAGCAGCCCGATGAAGGCATATGGGAGGTCCGCGGGCCGCGCCGCCACTTTGTGCACTCGAAGGTAATGGCCTGGGTCGCAGTCGATCGCGCGATCGAGACCGTCGACCGTTACGGCCACGCCGCCGACCTGCCGCGATGGAAGAAGGTTCGCGCGGAGATTCACGCCGAAGTCATCAAAAAGGGCTTCAACAAGAAGCTCAACAGCTTCGTTCAGTCCTACGGTTCCACGCAACTAGATGCCTCCTGCCTGCGCATCGGTATGGTCGGCTTTCTACCGTCCGACGATCCAAGAATCATCGGCACCGTCGATGCGATCGGAAGAGAGCTGACGGAAGATGGGTTCATCCTCCGATACAAAACGGAGAAGTCGGTGGATGGACTTCCAGGCAGCGAGGGGTCATTCCTCGCATGCAGCTACTGGATGGTCACAAGCCTCTATCTCATCGGTCGCAAAGACGAGGCGAGAAAGCTCTTCGAACGCCTGCTCAAACTGAATAACGATGTCGGGCTGCTCTCAGAGGAGTACGATCCACGTGCAAAAAGAATGGTCGGCAACTTCCCCCAGGCTTTGTCGCATATCGCACAGATTCACGCAGCGTTTACCCTCTCCGGGCAGTGGAGCCCGGCGATGACCAATAGCCCCGGCGAACGATCCTAG